From one Onychomys torridus chromosome 12, mOncTor1.1, whole genome shotgun sequence genomic stretch:
- the LOC118593820 gene encoding keratin-associated protein 20-2-like, producing MCYFGGYYGGLGYGYGGLGYGYGCGYGCGYGSYGSYGYGCCRPLCCRRYWSYGFY from the coding sequence ATGTGTTACTTTGGCGGATACTATGGAGGCCTGGGCTATGGCTATGGAGGCCTAGGCTATGGCTATGGCTGTGGCTATGGCTGTGGCTATGGAAGCTATGGTAGTTATGGTTATGGCTGCTGCCGCCCGCTCTGCTGTAGGAGATATTGGTCTTATGGCTTCTACTGA